The Polynucleobacter sp. JS-Mosq-20-D10 region TTTGCAGGTGACCTAGGTATTGGCGCCAATCCTGCTTTGGTAAAACGTCTTCAAGAAGCAGACGTCTTGTTAGTCATTGGAGAGCGCCTTGGAGAGATGACAACTGCTGGTTACAGCATATTGACTGTTCCTCAAGCGAAACCAAAATTAATTCATGTGCTGTCAGGCCCTGAAGAGTTGGGTCGTGTGTATCGACCTGACTTTGCCTTAAATTGCAGCCCAGAAAATTTTTGCTCAGCATTAACCATGGTGAAGATGAATGATCATCATGATCGCACCGCTATGAAGCAGGCTCATGATGAGTATCTCGCTTTCTCCAGCCCAGTGACTGTACAAGGTGACTTGCAACTAGCGTTCATCATGGACTCATTGTCTGATCTCATACCGCGTGATGCAATTATCACTAATGGTGCTGGGAATTTTGCAGCCTGGGTGCATCGTTTTTATCCCTATGGGGCATACAAAACCCAATTGGCACCCGCTAATGGATCAATGGGCTATGGTCTGCCTGCCGCAATTGCTGCAAAGATTGCTAGCCCCGAAAAAGTGGTTATCGCAGTTTGCGGTGATGGCGATTTTATGATGAACTGCCAAGAGCTGGCTACTGCTGCTCGTTACGATGCTTACCCAATTATTTTGGTGGTGAATAACAGCATGCTCGGTACTATTCGCATGCATCAAGAGAGGGAGTTTAAGTCTCGCGTGATTGCGACTGGGTTAACCAATCCCGATTTTGTGAAGTTTGCAGATAGTTTCGGAATGCCCGGTTTTAGAGTCAGCAAGACCGAGGAATTCGCGCCGGCATTTGCAAAGGCGCTTGCTAGTAAAAAAGGTGCTTTGATTGAACTGGTCTTAGATCCAGAAGTAATTACCCCAACTAAACTACTTTCTCAATTGGGGCAATAAAAAAGAGGAGCGATGCCCCTCTTTAAGCAAGTCAGATTGAAACTTAATCTACCTTTGCTCCAGAATCTTTGACAACTTTTGTCCACTTGGCAATTTCATTTTTAATAAAAGCTGAGAATTGAGTAGGTGTATTACCAACTGGCTGTGCACCCATGGCTAAATATTTTTCTCTCACAGCAGGGCTGTTGATAGCAGCCATCAGAACGGTGCTATCTTTGTTGAGAATATCGGCGGGCATATTTGCTGGGCCGACAACACCGAACCACGAAGTTGCCTCATAGCCTGGCAAGTTTGCCGCCTCAGCAATGGTGGGCATGTCCGGGAATGCAGGTGAGCGTTTGGCACTAGTAACTGCCAATGCCTTTAAACGACCAGCACGTATGTAGTTAATCGAAGAAGGGAGATTGTCGAACATGATGTCCACATTGCCCGCCATTAAATCAGTGACTGCTGGAGGGCTTCCCTTATAGGGCAAGTGCAACATGTAAGTTTTTGTCATTGATTTAAATAGTTCCCCAGCCATGTGAATGGAGGTGCCATTACCACTCGAAGCCATGTTGACTTTTCCTGGGTTAGCCCTGGCGTAGGCAATTAAATCACTCACGCTATTGATTTTGTTTTTAGCTGCAAATTCAGGATTTAGAACCAATACGTTAGGCAGCTCTGCTACCAATGTAATGGGAGTGAAATCCTTAATCGGATCAAATGGTAATTTTCCGCCGCCTTGGGTGTAAAGGGGGAGATTAATCCCGTGCGTACCCACGGATGCCATGAGCCAGGTATAGCCATCTGGAGCCGATTTAGAAACTATTTCCGCACCAATATTGCCGCCTGCACCTGGCTTATTGTCAATAACGACATTCCACTTCACGGTATTTAATAGTTCGTTTTGGAGCGGTCTGGCAATGTTATCGGTTGCCCCGCCAGCAGGAAAGGGGACAACAAAACGTATTGGTTTATTTGGATAGTCCGATTGAGCGAGGGATATGTGGCTTGTGCCAAGCAATAAGACTATCAGTGCTGCAAAGAATAGGGGCATACGAATAAATACATTTAAAAGTTTGCTTTGAATCATGGCTATCTCCTGTTTACTAAATTCATTCTAATGATGATTTTTAATCCAGTGCCAAAAGCATAACAGAGCAAGAAACAAAAGGGTTTCATGGGATTAAAAGGCCTATTTTGTGTTCAATCTAACCTTATAAAGAGTATCCTACAGGGTCTGTGGCATGCCTTTCAATCTTAAATTGAAGGCGCCTACTAATGAATGCAGAAAGAACGCAATGACAAAACTCACATCCAAGCCCATCCTAAAAAAAGCGAGCGGCATTTTGGCGCAGGAGTTTGCTATACCTAAAGACATCGCCTGGGCTTGGGTTACTTTGCTACTTTCTCAAGAAGAGCAAAAGCGCGATAGTGAAGAAAAACGCTACGCCCGTATCGCAGAATTTGAAGCCTGGATTATGGAATTAAATCTCCCGGCAGATCCAAAAAATCCCGAAGGCGGCGCAGTAAGTCCACAGTTAGTAAAAAATTCAGCTAGAAATGTATTTGAGTGGCCACATGAATACATCTTTGACGAGCCAGCAGCACCAAAACATCCAGATTCTAAAGTCACCTATGGCGATACGATTACCAAGCCAATCTTGGATGCCATTAAAGATGCGGGAGGATCGGATGATCGCCCAGCACTCATTGCCATTTTGGAAGGCTACGCAAAAGAGGGTAAAGAGCCATTTGCCAATGTCACCCCAGGTGGAATTGAGTGGAAAGGCAGCAATTGGTCCGATGGGGATAAACTCAATCTTCTCACCATCAAGACTCTAAATAACCGCCTTGCTAATCTAAAAAAGAAAGGGCTAATCTAGACTCAATCGACTCAGCTGGACAATCAAAGAAAAAACCACCTAAAAGGGTGGTTTTCTTGTATCTGGATCTCGACCTAGACTCGTAATAGGGTGCTATGTATTAACAGATACCTTTTAAACAACTGACCCCTTTAATTTACACCAAAAGATACATATTAAATTAGAGTTCAATAACCTTTTAGGTTAATCTCATGCATTTGCTAATTAATGTTTAAGCGCCTAAAAAAATCGGATATGAAATGTCATATAACTATCACGGATTGCACTACGAACTTTGTGTTGCGGAAGTTAACAGATTCATCAAAGACCATCACTCTCTTTTTGATGGAAAATTAAGTAATTTCTATAACTACTCAAGGGTGGTATCGCTTGCCGAGTTTGGTCGCCTAATAAAAGAGCTTAAGTTGCAAAACCAGCAACATGTTGGGGTTGTATCAGGATCCATGAATGAGCCTGAACTTAAACTAATTGACGCGGAGCAAATTAGCCTGCTAAATTTCTCTGAGGATGCTAGTTATGACTTAGATATGCCGTGGAAACTCCAGCCAAGCCGTAATTTTTCCCTAACAATATGTAATCAGGTTTTTGAACATATCTTTAACCAACATATTGCTCTTGAAAACTTAATCCATCACACAAGGAAAGATGGCCATATTTACATATCAATCCCAACCGTTAACTGCATTCATGGAGAGCCATACTTTTATTCGGCTGGATTTCATCCTAGGTTCTTAGAAAGACTTGCCCTAGAACACAACCTAGAGATCCTAAATATTGGCTTTTGGGGCTCCCATAAGTATCTAATTAATGCAGTTAGTGGCCAGTGGCTGACAAATAATCAGCTTAAAAAAGGTGTTCACAGGCTGAGAGATTTACGCTACCCAATATCCATTTTTCAAGATGGTCGATTTAGGTCAAAAAATAATAGATACATTACTGATTGTTGGGGGCTTTTTAAAAAGAAGTAATCTTAGTCTTTGCCTTTTTTTGAAAAACCCTTTTGCAACAAGCTGTAGCTAAAGTTATCAATGAAATGGCGGATGAATACTCCGATGGTGTTTTTATCTTTTACGTTAAGATTTTAAAAAAGGACTTAATAGCCCCTTTTTCTATCTCTTCTCACGATTCGCTAGCTTGCCTAAAAAGACCCTAGTGCTATCGTCTATAAAGAAAAAGCCCCAAGATTTCTCTAGGGGCTTCGCATATTTGGCTCCTCGACGTGGGATCGAACCACGGACCAACAGATTAACAGTCTGCTGCTCTACCGCTGAGCTATCGAGGAATAAGCCGATATTATAGCAAGATGAAATCATCTACTCCAAGTTCTATGCAGATCCCTAAAGTATTGACCATCGCTGGGTCCGATAGTGGCGGTGGCGCGGGCATTCAGGCTGACCTCAAAGTGATTACAGTCCTTGGTGGATATGGGATGACGGTCATCACGGCTATTACCGCCCAGAACACTATGGGGGTGAGTCGTATTCAGGATATTGATCTTGATGTGGTTGAGGCTCAGATTGATGCGGTATTTCTGGATATTGGGGTGGACATTGTCAAGATCGGCATGTTGGCCAGCCCAGAAATCGTTCGTACTGTGGCGTCGGCCCTCAAACGTCATGGAGTCAAAAGAATAGTCCTAGATCCTGTGCTAAGAGCTACCTCAGGCGCTAGTCTTGGTGGAGACGATACCGCTCAAGCCATGATTAAGGAGTTATTTCCGATAGCAAGCTTAATCACCCCTAATCTAGAAGAAGCGGGCTTGCTCTTGGGTCGTGAGCTCGTCGGAGTGAAGGACTTCAAGATGGCGGCAGAAGAGTTGCTCGAGATGGGCTCTCAGGCAGTTTTGATCAAGGGAGGACATCTGGATGCTAGCCATACTCAGCTGACAGATTTTCTGATGTGGCGAACTATTGAAGATGGTCTTGAGGTGGTTCAGTCAAAAGAATTCAAGCACTATCGTGTCAATACGCCTAACACCCATGGTACTGGCTGCTCACTGTCATCTGCTATTGCTACTTACTTAGCAGACGGTCACGATCTTTCTCATGCTGTTGCTAAGGCAATTGCTTATGTTGAGGCGGGACTGGAGAAAGGGCGTTTCTTAAGTATTGGCGAAGGTCCAGGACCGTTATGGCATATGCATGATTTTTATCCGACTGCATTGCCAGAAGAAGAGGATAAGTATAAAAAAATGAAGAATTAGGTTTTCATGAGTTCTTGCAGTCTCTTGACTGCTGCCTTTGTATCACTCGACCCATTGATTGCCCTGACAACCGCAACTGAGCCAACGCCGCTTTGCGCTACTGCATGAATACTGCTTTCATCAATGCCACCAATAGCCACTAAAGGATAGTGACTCATCAATTGAGCGTATTTATATAAACGCCCTAAGCCTTGAGGAGCGGTGGCCATCTTCTTCAAATTGGTTGCAAAGACTGCACCCATAGCGATATAACTCGGGCAGAAACGATCTGCATAAACCATCTCAGCATAGCCGTGGGTACTTAGACCCAAGCGTAGGTCTGCAGATCGAATCGCGTCCAAATCTGCCACCTCTAGATCCTCTTGTCCTAGATGTACACCGTAGGCATCAGCTTCAATCGCCTCTTGCCAATAATCATTAATAAAAAGTAAAGTCTTGCTGCCTTTAACTGCCTCAACAGATTGCACAATCTGCTTTCGGATGAGTCTGCGATCATCTGATTTTAGGCGCAGTTGCACCGTTGGTACTTCAGCCTCAATTGCACGCTTTACCCAATCAGCATCAGGCATTACGGCATATAAACCCAAGCGCGGAGGACACTCCGGAAAAGCATTGGGATTCATGTTCCGCGTCCAAGGGAGCAAATCAAAATGCTCAGGTCTAGAAGGCCATTTCAGTGGATTAAATCCACCGTCTTGGTGAACCATGCGTGACCAAGCCTTGCCTAATACTTTGGCATCACATTCGATAAAGCCCATCTCAATCGATGCAAGTGCGCCCGCTAATTCGTAATGATCTGTAGCATGTTCGTTATCAATTTTTGGCGGGGGCGATGACATGCTGTACGCTGGGATCGGTAAGCACACATCATCCTTTGCATGGGCTGCAACAATTTGATCCGCAAGGTCGCGCACTAAGCTCATCTCAATGACGCTTTAACTTTGATGCCAAAAAGGCGTGCCAACTAGTGGCGTACTGGCTTGGGCGGAGTGTTGGGCTTTCATAGCTCCAGAGAGGTAGGCAGTTCGACCAGCATCGACTGACATCGCAAATGCTTTAGCCATCGCCACCGGGTCATCAGCTAGCGCAACGGCAGTATTGAGTAAAACGCCATCAAAGCCCCACTCCATCACACTGCATGCATGCGAGGGAAGGCCTAAACCAGCATCTATTAGGAGCGGAACCTTTAAACGGTCACGTAAGAGTTTCAATGCGTAAGGATTTAAAGGGCCCTGACCAGTACCAATCGGAGCAGCCCACGGCATCACCGCTTGGCATCCAACATCCACTAAGCGTTGACACAAAATCAGATCTTCGGTGCAATAAGGCAAGACCTTGAAACCATCTTTAATTAAAGTTTCTGCTGTAGAAACTAAACGTAGGGTATCGGGTTGTAAGGTGTAGTCATCGCCGATAAGCTCTAACTTAATCCAGCTAGTTTCAAAAACCTCGCGTGCCATCTGCGCAGTAGCGATCACCTCTTTAGGGCTGTGACATCCTGCGGTATTTGGTAAAACCGGTACAGCCATTTTCTTCAAGAGGTCCCAAAAACCGGAATGCGCTTCAGTGGTAGAAGTGCCTTGCCTACGCAGGCTTACTGTAATCATTCCAGGGTTAGATTGCTTCACAGCATTTTCCAAAACCTGTGGGGATGGATAACGCGAGGTCCCTAGTAATAAGCGACTAGCAAAGGACTCGCCATACAGCAACAATGGATCGGCCGTATTTAAAGAGTTTGGTAATGGGGCTGTCATGTGGATCAAATACTTTTATCGGGAAATATTTCTTTATGTGTTCAATGCTAAATTAGCCGCCAGTGACTGGCGCTATGACTTCCATCTCATCGCCTTCACGCAATACTTCTTCTGAATGTCTGGTCTTGGGAACAAATTCATAATTGACGGCAACAGCAAAGGGTGGTCTAGCATCGATGAGTAACAATACATCATCAATCGTGCTCTGATCCGGAACCTCTTTGGCAACTTGATTCACCATTATGCGCATGTACTGAGCTCCTGGTCGGCAGAAGCTGTCACCTGAAGACCTAAGTCAACAGCCGTACTGCTAAACCCTGAATCTAATACCTCTAATGCGCAATCTAGAATCGCCGGCGAGATCATGAAGCCATGACGATAGAGTCCATTGATCATCATCAGACCAGCTTGATTTGGTTTTCGATCAACAGTTATCTTCGGCAGATTATCTTTAAGCGTAGGACGACATTGTGTTGCCATCTCTAAAATACGCGCTTCAGCGAAGCCGCTATGGACTGTATAAACAGCACTGAGTAATTCCAGAGCGGAGCGCACGCTCATTGGGGAAAGATCTTCAGATTCAATTTCTGTTGCGCCAACAACGTAGACATCATCCTCTTTGGGGGCGATATAAATTGGATAGCGCGGATGGATTAGGCGAGTAGGTCGACGCAGTTTTACTTCAGGCGCATGCAAGCGAATAACTT contains the following coding sequences:
- the thiS gene encoding sulfur carrier protein ThiS — its product is MRIMVNQVAKEVPDQSTIDDVLLLIDARPPFAVAVNYEFVPKTRHSEEVLREGDEMEVIAPVTGG
- the thiE gene encoding thiamine phosphate synthase — protein: MSLVRDLADQIVAAHAKDDVCLPIPAYSMSSPPPKIDNEHATDHYELAGALASIEMGFIECDAKVLGKAWSRMVHQDGGFNPLKWPSRPEHFDLLPWTRNMNPNAFPECPPRLGLYAVMPDADWVKRAIEAEVPTVQLRLKSDDRRLIRKQIVQSVEAVKGSKTLLFINDYWQEAIEADAYGVHLGQEDLEVADLDAIRSADLRLGLSTHGYAEMVYADRFCPSYIAMGAVFATNLKKMATAPQGLGRLYKYAQLMSHYPLVAIGGIDESSIHAVAQSGVGSVAVVRAINGSSDTKAAVKRLQELMKT
- a CDS encoding class I SAM-dependent methyltransferase, encoding MSYNYHGLHYELCVAEVNRFIKDHHSLFDGKLSNFYNYSRVVSLAEFGRLIKELKLQNQQHVGVVSGSMNEPELKLIDAEQISLLNFSEDASYDLDMPWKLQPSRNFSLTICNQVFEHIFNQHIALENLIHHTRKDGHIYISIPTVNCIHGEPYFYSAGFHPRFLERLALEHNLEILNIGFWGSHKYLINAVSGQWLTNNQLKKGVHRLRDLRYPISIFQDGRFRSKNNRYITDCWGLFKKK
- the thiD gene encoding bifunctional hydroxymethylpyrimidine kinase/phosphomethylpyrimidine kinase, with the translated sequence MKSSTPSSMQIPKVLTIAGSDSGGGAGIQADLKVITVLGGYGMTVITAITAQNTMGVSRIQDIDLDVVEAQIDAVFLDIGVDIVKIGMLASPEIVRTVASALKRHGVKRIVLDPVLRATSGASLGGDDTAQAMIKELFPIASLITPNLEEAGLLLGRELVGVKDFKMAAEELLEMGSQAVLIKGGHLDASHTQLTDFLMWRTIEDGLEVVQSKEFKHYRVNTPNTHGTGCSLSSAIATYLADGHDLSHAVAKAIAYVEAGLEKGRFLSIGEGPGPLWHMHDFYPTALPEEEDKYKKMKN
- a CDS encoding thiazole synthase, with amino-acid sequence MTAPLPNSLNTADPLLLYGESFASRLLLGTSRYPSPQVLENAVKQSNPGMITVSLRRQGTSTTEAHSGFWDLLKKMAVPVLPNTAGCHSPKEVIATAQMAREVFETSWIKLELIGDDYTLQPDTLRLVSTAETLIKDGFKVLPYCTEDLILCQRLVDVGCQAVMPWAAPIGTGQGPLNPYALKLLRDRLKVPLLIDAGLGLPSHACSVMEWGFDGVLLNTAVALADDPVAMAKAFAMSVDAGRTAYLSGAMKAQHSAQASTPLVGTPFWHQS
- a CDS encoding tripartite tricarboxylate transporter substrate binding protein, with amino-acid sequence MPLFFAALIVLLLGTSHISLAQSDYPNKPIRFVVPFPAGGATDNIARPLQNELLNTVKWNVVIDNKPGAGGNIGAEIVSKSAPDGYTWLMASVGTHGINLPLYTQGGGKLPFDPIKDFTPITLVAELPNVLVLNPEFAAKNKINSVSDLIAYARANPGKVNMASSGNGTSIHMAGELFKSMTKTYMLHLPYKGSPPAVTDLMAGNVDIMFDNLPSSINYIRAGRLKALAVTSAKRSPAFPDMPTIAEAANLPGYEATSWFGVVGPANMPADILNKDSTVLMAAINSPAVREKYLAMGAQPVGNTPTQFSAFIKNEIAKWTKVVKDSGAKVD
- a CDS encoding thiamine pyrophosphate-binding protein, which translates into the protein METPSKVLNGGQILANALARQGVDIAFGVPGESFLPLLNGLVDHPDFRFITCRQEGGAAYMAEAYAKLTGHPGVLMVTRGPGASNAMIGMHTAYQDSTPLVLLVGQVGTDMVEREAFQEIDYRRMYSECAKWVGSIDRVDRIDEFVSHAFHVAQAGRKGPVVLALPEDVLYMTGQENPVKAAHIVQPGLDLHSFDQAMLAFTSAKNPMVIAGGGNWNGTACEALCSWANSQAIPVATSFRSQDVIDNLDPAFAGDLGIGANPALVKRLQEADVLLVIGERLGEMTTAGYSILTVPQAKPKLIHVLSGPEELGRVYRPDFALNCSPENFCSALTMVKMNDHHDRTAMKQAHDEYLAFSSPVTVQGDLQLAFIMDSLSDLIPRDAIITNGAGNFAAWVHRFYPYGAYKTQLAPANGSMGYGLPAAIAAKIASPEKVVIAVCGDGDFMMNCQELATAARYDAYPIILVVNNSMLGTIRMHQEREFKSRVIATGLTNPDFVKFADSFGMPGFRVSKTEEFAPAFAKALASKKGALIELVLDPEVITPTKLLSQLGQ